Proteins found in one Flavobacterium channae genomic segment:
- a CDS encoding DUF5683 domain-containing protein, whose translation MNAQKELSMHTADTVKVVIDPNRPARAAFYSALLPGLGQAYNKKYWKIPLVYAGLGAGIYYYTFNQNKYHEYRDEYKRRLDGTSNPNHPIYGTLDNDRLIRAQKFHQRNRDLSALITAGIYILNIVDANIDAHLMQFNVNDNLSIKPDMNQNQIDYRFNYGMTLTYSF comes from the coding sequence ATGAATGCACAAAAAGAATTATCGATGCATACAGCTGACACTGTAAAAGTTGTTATCGATCCGAATCGCCCAGCAAGAGCAGCTTTTTATTCGGCTCTTTTACCTGGACTTGGGCAAGCATACAATAAAAAGTATTGGAAAATCCCTCTGGTATATGCTGGATTAGGTGCTGGAATTTATTATTATACTTTTAATCAAAATAAATACCATGAATATCGCGACGAGTATAAAAGAAGATTAGACGGAACATCTAATCCTAATCATCCTATTTACGGAACTTTAGACAATGACCGATTAATTCGTGCTCAAAAATTTCACCAAAGAAATAGAGATTTATCAGCATTAATAACTGCTGGAATTTACATACTTAACATTGTAGACGCTAACATTGACGCACACTTAATGCAATTCAATGTTAATGATAATCTTTCAATAAAACCAGACATGAATCAAAATCAAATAGATTACAGATTCAATTATGGGATGACACTAACTTATAGTTTTTAA